In a genomic window of Pokkaliibacter sp. MBI-7:
- a CDS encoding efflux RND transporter permease subunit, translated as MSFNLSAIAVRERAVTLFFILLLVAVGAYAFVKLGRAEDPSFTIKNLTVSAAWPGATAREMQDLVAEPLEKRLQELAWYDRVDTTTRPGLAFMTLTLKDSTPPSEVQEQFYQARKKLGDEVRNLPPGVLGPFINDEYSDVSFALYALKAKGMPMRELARQAEVIRQDLLHVPGVKKINILGERPEQIFVEFSIEKLATIGVSAQDIVAALQRQNGVTPAGSIDTKGPQVFIRVDGAYDSVKAIADTPIAADGRTLKLSDIAEVRRGYEDPPTYLIRHQGEPVIMLAAVMQEGWDGLALGKALEERTAVIARSLPLGMTLDKVSDQAVNITHAINEFMVKFAMALGVVLLVSLISMGWRVGIVVAAAVPLTLAAVFFIMLETDRVFDRITLGALILALGLLVDDAIIAIEVMVVKMEEGMDRIKAAAYAWSHTAAPMLSGTLVTITGFLPVGFAPSSAGEYAGNIFWVVGFALIVSWIIAVAFTPYLGVKMLPAIKRVEGGHHAIYDTPNYRRLRRLIIFCVRHKFLTCAIVGVAFAFSVVGMAGVKQQFFPTSDRPEVLVEVRLPEGTSIETTTAAVKKLEHWLDQQPEAEIVTSYVGQGAPRFFFSMSPELPDPAFAKIVVLTQDASAREALKHRLREAVAQGLAPEAYVRVTQFVFGPPSVFPVEFRIMGADPAQLYAISEKALDIMRRVPDVRQANRDWGNRTPVLRFVPDQDRLNLIGLSPAEVSQQLQFLLTGIPVTEVREDIRNVPIVARSAGAERLNPARLSDFSLMSRDGRQVPLDQIGHSEIRLEEPIMKRRDRTPVVTVRSDINEAAQPPEVSKQVMTALQPLIASLPAGYRIEMGGSIEEAGKANTALAKIFPVMIAATLIIIMLQVRSFSMMAMVLLTAPLGLVGVVPALLIFNQPFGFNAILGLIGLAGILMRNTLILTEQIKENRAAGLDDYHAVIEATVQRTRPVILTALAAVLAFIPLTHSVFWGSMAYTLIGGTAVGTALILLFLPALYTAWFRINPTVDEVGEDAAAPRKP; from the coding sequence ATGAGCTTCAATCTTTCCGCGATCGCCGTTCGCGAACGCGCCGTGACCCTATTCTTCATCCTCCTGCTGGTAGCCGTCGGCGCCTACGCCTTCGTCAAGCTCGGGCGGGCGGAGGATCCGAGCTTCACCATCAAAAACCTGACGGTCTCCGCAGCATGGCCGGGCGCGACGGCACGCGAGATGCAGGATCTGGTCGCTGAGCCGCTGGAGAAGCGTCTTCAAGAACTGGCTTGGTACGACCGAGTGGATACCACCACGCGGCCGGGCCTGGCGTTCATGACGCTGACGCTTAAAGACAGCACTCCGCCGTCGGAGGTGCAGGAGCAGTTCTACCAGGCACGCAAGAAGCTCGGGGATGAGGTCCGCAACCTGCCGCCGGGCGTGCTCGGCCCCTTCATCAACGACGAATATTCGGACGTAAGCTTCGCCCTCTACGCACTCAAAGCCAAGGGTATGCCGATGCGCGAGCTGGCTCGGCAAGCCGAGGTGATTCGTCAGGACCTCCTGCACGTGCCCGGCGTCAAGAAGATCAATATCCTCGGGGAACGTCCCGAACAGATCTTCGTCGAGTTCTCCATCGAGAAGCTGGCAACCATCGGCGTGTCGGCACAGGATATCGTCGCCGCCTTGCAGCGGCAGAACGGCGTAACACCGGCAGGCTCGATCGACACCAAAGGGCCGCAGGTCTTCATTCGAGTAGACGGCGCCTATGACAGCGTCAAGGCGATCGCTGACACGCCGATCGCCGCTGACGGACGGACACTGAAGCTCTCCGACATCGCCGAGGTTCGCCGTGGCTACGAGGATCCTCCGACCTATCTCATACGACATCAGGGTGAACCCGTTATCATGCTCGCGGCGGTAATGCAGGAGGGCTGGGACGGTCTTGCGCTCGGCAAAGCACTGGAGGAGAGAACTGCTGTGATCGCCCGAAGCTTGCCGCTCGGGATGACGCTAGACAAGGTGAGCGACCAGGCTGTTAACATCACGCATGCGATCAACGAATTCATGGTGAAGTTCGCGATGGCGCTTGGCGTTGTCCTGCTGGTGAGCCTCATTAGCATGGGGTGGCGCGTCGGCATCGTGGTGGCAGCAGCAGTCCCCCTGACGCTTGCGGCCGTATTCTTCATCATGCTGGAAACCGACCGGGTCTTCGACCGCATAACCCTTGGCGCTCTCATTTTGGCGCTTGGCCTTCTCGTGGACGACGCCATCATCGCCATTGAGGTTATGGTCGTGAAGATGGAAGAAGGCATGGACCGCATCAAGGCGGCGGCCTATGCCTGGAGCCATACAGCTGCCCCGATGCTGTCGGGAACGCTCGTGACGATCACCGGTTTCCTGCCAGTTGGCTTTGCGCCCTCGTCGGCTGGTGAATACGCCGGCAATATCTTCTGGGTTGTGGGGTTCGCGCTCATCGTCTCATGGATTATCGCGGTGGCCTTCACGCCCTATCTCGGCGTCAAGATGCTGCCCGCGATCAAACGGGTCGAAGGCGGTCACCACGCGATCTACGACACACCGAACTACCGGAGACTTCGACGGCTCATTATCTTCTGCGTGCGCCACAAATTCTTGACCTGCGCCATCGTTGGTGTCGCCTTCGCGTTCTCCGTCGTCGGTATGGCTGGCGTCAAGCAACAGTTCTTCCCGACCTCCGACCGCCCCGAGGTACTGGTAGAGGTCCGCTTGCCGGAAGGCACCAGCATCGAGACGACGACCGCGGCGGTTAAGAAGCTCGAGCACTGGCTAGACCAGCAACCGGAGGCCGAGATCGTCACCAGCTATGTCGGCCAGGGGGCACCGAGATTCTTCTTTTCGATGTCGCCGGAATTGCCAGATCCGGCCTTCGCCAAGATCGTCGTGCTGACGCAGGACGCCAGCGCGCGCGAAGCCCTGAAGCACCGACTCCGCGAGGCAGTGGCCCAGGGACTCGCGCCCGAGGCCTATGTGCGCGTCACACAGTTTGTGTTCGGCCCCCCCTCTGTCTTTCCGGTCGAGTTCCGGATCATGGGAGCAGATCCCGCGCAGCTCTACGCCATTTCCGAGAAGGCGCTTGACATCATGCGGCGTGTTCCCGATGTGCGGCAGGCCAACCGGGACTGGGGAAATCGTACGCCCGTGTTGCGTTTTGTCCCGGATCAGGATCGGTTGAACCTCATCGGCCTGTCGCCGGCGGAAGTGAGCCAGCAACTCCAGTTCCTCCTTACCGGTATTCCCGTCACTGAGGTTCGTGAGGACATCCGTAACGTCCCCATTGTGGCGCGTAGTGCCGGGGCTGAGAGGCTGAACCCGGCCCGCCTGTCGGATTTCTCACTAATGAGCAGGGATGGACGGCAAGTTCCGCTCGATCAGATCGGGCACTCAGAAATCCGTCTGGAAGAGCCGATCATGAAGCGCCGCGATCGCACGCCCGTCGTCACGGTCCGCTCGGACATCAATGAGGCTGCACAGCCTCCAGAGGTTTCTAAGCAAGTCATGACAGCTCTGCAGCCGTTGATCGCATCGCTCCCAGCCGGCTATCGCATTGAGATGGGTGGATCTATCGAGGAGGCTGGAAAGGCCAACACCGCGCTGGCCAAGATCTTCCCGGTCATGATCGCTGCCACGCTGATCATCATCATGCTGCAGGTGCGGTCCTTCTCAATGATGGCCATGGTCTTGCTGACAGCGCCGCTCGGCCTTGTCGGCGTCGTACCGGCGCTGCTTATCTTCAACCAGCCCTTCGGCTTCAACGCCATCCTGGGGCTGATCGGCCTCGCTGGCATCCTGATGCGCAATACGCTGATCCTGACTGAGCAGATCAAGGAGAACCGTGCGGCCGGTCTCGACGACTATCACGCGGTCATCGAGGCCACAGTGCAACGCACGCGCCCCGTGATCCTGACAGCCCTTGCGGCTGTGCTGGCCTTCATCCCGCTCACGCACTCCGTCTTTTGGGGGTCAATGGCCTATACACTGATCGGCGGCACGGCGGTCGGCACAGCGCTGATCCTGCTTTTCCTCCCTGCACTCTATACCGCATGGTTCCGGATAAATCCGACTGTGGACGAGGTCGGCGAGGACGCGGCCGCACCGAGAAAGCCCTGA